Proteins from a single region of Nomascus leucogenys isolate Asia chromosome 21, Asia_NLE_v1, whole genome shotgun sequence:
- the EFCAB12 gene encoding EF-hand calcium-binding domain-containing protein 12, whose translation MDHDYEAYHSLFLSLLGLCPSKTPINENAAVFDPELVIAHCFKQFKQKDFRLPQTRRRIIMLPHKEDQTPINPASQPQAPPKPIPSFKALEARDIQEQPEDRKTWLSRRAKLQQELESFGDVKRWLENKPSITPSEAKVLHLIHKEQSAQPNASQATTRTTRKKAPQRSRLSRQMVPQLQLPKPPALSVMYSYLHSRKVKILEIVHKVGQGENERITREEFIAAVKAVGVPLKNQEVEDIVIYLSSLGKHNTITMGILANTYKQWSMAQQRSRLATARERCILAKHRDSLKGPLKKQEVDSAPQLPKVDLLMVPAVDTQREARPMTLEEMEEVGKRYRQRQRQHKLTIPSIQYTEQCCLVRCGNRHFDEHCLPSTIHGDMRELIDSARRNNFLVYLQCWKLCESYGLPLTEDILMKALLYPGDKIIFQMDKVRPIRQPGGYYSDWKVFSPNLALLRSQGPGKSKRTDKKMPKKSKKMHFKEFEEFTRKLKVKRSSGLQQTHPNSFWPGHLLDKLQLYLPTVATDRSLALFSCVQHQPHVYPATYHPDHWWPLRNKNYMTCAHYDAAKVYYIN comes from the exons ATGGACCACGACTATGAAGCGTACCACAGTCTGTTCTTGTCGCTGCTCG GACTCTGCCCGTCTAAGACACCCATCAATGAAAATGCCGCCGTCTTTGATCCTGAACTGGTCATTGCCCACTGCTTCAAGCAGTTCAAGCAGAAGGACTTCCGCCTGCCTCAGACCCGCCGGCGAATCATCATGCTGCCTCACAAGGAGGATCAGACGCCCATTAATCCTGCCTCCCAACCTCAGGCTCCCCCAAAGCCCATCCCCAGCTTCAAAGCTCTGGAAGCTAGAGATATCCAAGAGCAGCCAGAGGACAGGAAGACCTGGCTGAGCCGGAGGGCGAAGCTGCAGCAGGAGCTAGAGTCCTTTGGTGATGTAAAGAGGTGGCTGGAGAACAAGCCCAGCATCACGCCTTCAGAGGCCAAGGTCTTACACCTGATCCACAAGGAGCAGAGTGCCCAGCCAAATGCCTCCCAGGCAACTACCAGGACCACCAGG AAGAAAGCCCCCCAGCGCTCCCGGCTGTCCCGCCAGATGGTGCCCCAGCTCCAGCTGCCCAAACCCCCTGCCCTGTCGGTCATGTACTCCTACCTGCATAGCCGCAAGGTCAAGATCCTGGAGATAGTTCACAAGGTGGGCCAGGGTGAGAACGAGAGAATCACCAGGGAGGAGTTCATCGCGGCTGTAAAGGCA GTCGGAGTCCCTCTGAAGAACCAAGAAGTGGAGGATATAGTGATCTACCTCAGCTCTCTTGGGAAGCACAACACCATCACCATGGGTATCCTGGCCAATACCTACAAGCAGTGGTCTATGGCTCAGCAAAGGAGCAGGCTGGCCACTGCAAGGGAGC GTTGTATCTTGGCCAAGCACAGAGATTCCCTGAAAGGTCCGCTCAAGAAGCAGGAGGTGGATTCAGCcccacagcttcccaaagtggaCCTGCTGATGGTGCCTGCAGTCGACACGCAGAGGGAAGCGCGGCCCATGACCCTGGAGGAGATGGAGGAAGTGGGCAAGCGGTACCGCCAGCGGCAGCGACAGCACAAG CTCACAATCCCCTCCATCCAGTACACGGAGCAGTGCTGCCTGGTGCGCTGTGGGAATCGGCACTTTGATGAGCACTGCCTCCCGTCCACCATCCACGGGGATATGAGGGAGCTCATTGACTCGGCCCGCAGGAACAACTTTCTGGTCTACCTGCAATGCTGGAAGCTCTGTGAGTCCTATGGCCTCCCGCTGACGGAGGACATCCTCATGAAAG CCTTGCTGTACCCAGGAGACAAGATCATTTTCCAGATGGACAAAGTGCGCCCCATCCGGCAGCCGGGAGGCTACTACTCTGACTGGAAGGTCTTTTCTCCCAATCTGGCTCTGCTCCGGTCCCAGGGCCCCGGCAAGTCTAAGAGGACTGACAA GAAAATgccaaagaaaagcaagaaaatgcaCTTTAAGGAGTTTGAGGAATTTACCAG GAAGCTGAAGGTGAAGAGGTCCAGTGGTCTGCAGCAAACACACCCCAATTCCTTCTGGCCGGGTCACCTTCTGGATAAGCTGCAGCTCTACCTGCCCACTGTGGCCACAGACCGGAGCCTGGCGCTCTTCAGTTGTGTTCAACACCAGCCCCATGTCTACCCAGCCACCTACCACCCTGACCACTGGTGGCCCCTTAGGAACAAGAACTACATGACCTGCGCCCATTATGATGCCGCCAAGGTGTACTACATCAACTAG